DNA from Pseudomonas mendocina:
CATCGATTCGAGCATGTAGCCCCCCTGTACAGGCATCTGGCTGTAGTAGGCGTGTCCGCCGATCACCTGCGTGGCGTCCGGGCGAGCCAGGCTCAGAGCATTCAGGGTGCTTTCCAGCAGTTGCTGATACTGCAGCGGGTTCTCCGCGGGGCGCCAGAAGGGTGCGATGTTCTGTTCGTTCCACACCTGCCATGCGCTGACGTAGGGATAACGACTGGCCAGGGTCGCGAAGCTGTTGGCGAACAGTTGCGGATTGGTCGGTGGGTATTGGTCTGGGTTGCTGACTCCCGTAGGCGCCGAGGTGGCGAATGGCGCTGACCCTACCATGTAGACCAACGGCTTCAGCTGTTCCTGCTCGATCACCTGCATCAGTCTGTCGAGCTCTGCCCACTGCCATTGCCCTGGCCTTGGTTCCATGCGTTCCCAATGTAAGCCGATACGGATCCATTGCAGCTCCAGCTCCTTGAGCTTGGCGATCTGCTGGCGGTAGGACTGCTCCGGGAACCACTGCAACTGGACGTTGAGGCCGAGAAAGTCGGCCCAGGTCACGCTGCGAGGCGCTTTCATCGATTGGGACGGTGCGCCGTAGGCGATCTGGCACGCCATCACTGCGCTGGCCAGCAGGCCAAGGCAGGCTGTTTTTTCAATCACGCGATAGTTGAACATGACGGCTCTCCCTGTCTGTTGCATGACCTTCTGAGCTTAGGGTAGGGGAGCTGGAGAAGCGCTTTCCAGAGCGGCTGGAGGATGAGCGGCGAGGTCATGCGACCGACGGTTGGGGCGGCGCTACTATTCGTCAAATACCCGCCATTGGAACGTTAATTTAGCGTGCATGAAGATCGAAGTGACAAATCCAGAGCGGGTTGAATTTGTCACGTTCGTTGTCGAGTCCGTCAGCGCGCAGTGTTCAGGTACTGCTCGGTAGAAACCACGCTCGCATAGGCAAAGGCCAGCGATGCCATGTAGGCCGCATGTACTTGAGTGGCCGGAACCGACAGGCCTTCGAAGTCCTGGTCGCGCGTTGCGCA
Protein-coding regions in this window:
- a CDS encoding beta-galactosidase — translated: MFNYRVIEKTACLGLLASAVMACQIAYGAPSQSMKAPRSVTWADFLGLNVQLQWFPEQSYRQQIAKLKELELQWIRIGLHWERMEPRPGQWQWAELDRLMQVIEQEQLKPLVYMVGSAPFATSAPTGVSNPDQYPPTNPQLFANSFATLASRYPYVSAWQVWNEQNIAPFWRPAENPLQYQQLLESTLNALSLARPDATQVIGGHAYYSQMPVQGGYMLESMYHLGSIKPGRVSAYHPYSQEAEGDIPGAGDFIANANTLNQYLRLLGSGPIWATEFGWSSYAGPVELQPIIGEQGQADHLLRRLALMSSMDFDRIFLFALSDLDARATPRDQFYGLLRLDGSEKPAYQALKRFLQITGPRLTPQNPPAFANAPAGMISIAWQRADGRWLWLFWAQETGTVRLPRNGSGTLYNPLRGTSQNVNSSGGGINVNVSRELQMLVL